A window of Rhodothermales bacterium genomic DNA:
CCTCACATTGGCATACATGCCTGGTTTGAGGTCTAGATTGGGGTTGGAGAAGATCAAACGAACATGGACGTCTCGAGCCTTCTCTCGCAGGTACGGGTACACGTATGAAACCCGGCCGGTGTATGTCCTGCCGGGCAGATAGGACAGTTCCATCTCCACTTGCTGTCCCTCACTGATCCATGGAACCTCGTTGTCGTAGAAGCTCGCATGCACCCACACCGACCTAAGATCGGCGATCTCGAACAGGTCCATGCCCGCCTTAATGAAGGCACCCTCGATGGCGTTTCTCTTGACAACGACTCCTGTCGCCGGTGCCTCCAGCAGAATCGTCTTTTTGATCTCTCCGGTCCTCTCCAGGTTCTCGATCGCTGCTGTCGGAATGTCCCAGTACTCGAGTCGTTTGCGGGTCGACGAAAGGAGCCTTGCTGCATCCTCTTCTATTGAGGGTATTCCGCTGCCCGAAGCGGTCCGATAGTTCGCGACGGCCAGTAGATACTCCTGCTGCGTGGACACTAATTCGGGCGAGTAGATCTCCATAAGAGGTGAACCTTTCGTCACCTCGTCACCCACGAAGTTCACGTAAAGCTTTTCGATCCATCCAGAGATTTTCGAGTTGACCAGATAGAGGCGTTCCTCGTCGTAGTCGATCTCACCCACGGTCCGAATGGTACGCGAGAAATCAGTGCGCTCGACACTGGCGGAGCGCACACCCATATTCTGTACGGTCGTCGGATCGATGGTTATGATGCCGCCGGATTCCGCACCAGACTCGTCCTCGTAAACGGGAATGAGATCCATGCCCATGCTAGATTTACCAGGAGCGTCATAGATCTCTGTGGGGTCCATGGGTGCTCTCCAGTAGAGAATCTTCTTCTCGTCGGCCTGTGCGTCGCTCTCGGGCTCCTCGCCCGAATACACAGGAACCAGGTCCATGCCCATTCTTGATCTACCTGGAGCATCGTAGATCTCCGTCGGATCCATCGGAGCACGCCAGTACAGTACTGTTCGCTCCTCGGACCCGTCCGACGGGGTACCGTTATTCTCGGAACCACTACCGGTCATTCGACCGATAACGAAGCCGGCAGCGGCCAGCGCGACGAACAGTAATGGCAGCACCAGCCATTTGATGAGATTCTGAGATTTCATGTCAGTTCGGGTTCTGGATGGATGTCGTCGCCGACATCTACTTATCAAGTTCTTCGAGCGAGGCAATGCCAAGAGCACGTTCGAGGGCTGCCGCTACAGTGAGATACCGAGCGAACGTGTCCTCGTAGCCAGTATTCAGTGTGAAGAGCACCCGCTCGGCGTCGAGGAGATTCAGGAAGTCAGTACGACCGGTCGTATAAGCACTCAGCGTTGCCTGGAGAGTGGTTTCAGCCTGAGGAATCAGCACGTGGCGATACAGAGAGAGTTGTCGCTGTTCCTGTCGCAGCCGATTGTCAAGGTCTCCGATTTGAGTCCGAAACGAGCTTTCCAGTGCCTCTTGTCTCGCCTCCACTTGATATCGACGAAGTCGCGCCTCCTCAAGTCTCGCACGCAATCGACCCCTCTGAAGGGGCACCTTTATTGAGACTCCGACGCCAAGCGCGTCGCGGCCGGTGGCCGTCGGCGGAACGTCCGCAGCGCCGACATCGAAGTATGTCACATTCAGCCCGAAATCAGGGAGGTACTCCTTCTTTGCGAGGGCGATCTGTGTGTCCGCACGAAGCGCAGCAATGTCCAGCATCGCGGCCTCTGGACGGCTTCGATACGCGACTGCGAACAGTGTATCGTGATCGAGCGAGAGGCCTGGTGGTCTGGCGACTCTAATTTCTTCGAGATCACCCGTTGACACGGGACGATTGAGCAAATTTGCAAGCTCTTCCGCCGCGGTGCGCCGGCGCTCGACAAGCTCCAGGTACACCCGCTCGAGCATGTTGCGCTCAAGCTGAGCCTTCAGCACAGACTGCTGTATCCCAGCTCCGACCTCATACTGCGTGCTCGCGACCTCTTCGAAGTTCACCAGGCGATCTTGGAAGGATCGAATGAGCACCTCTTGTTGCTGTATCCGATGTAGTTCGAAGTAAGCTTGCTTGATTCGAAAAGTGATGTCGTCCTCAAGCGTTTCTGCCTCAAACACGGCGATCTCTGAACTCAGATCAGAGATGTTCCCTTGGAGGCCAAGCTTGCCCGGGAACGGAATCATTTGCTCAACACGCCACTGGGTTCGTTGCGTACCTCGCGCTGTCAGTAGTGGATACGGTTGATAGGACGCCATGAAAGTTGGATCTGGAAGGGCCGAAACCTGACCCCTTCTCTCCGCCAAGGCCTCCGCCTCCAAACGAGCGGCTCTTAGCGTCGGATTGTTTGCCCGGCTTTCGTTCAGGAGATCGCTGAGACGAAGCACATGATCCTCAGGCGGTGCCTCTTGCCCGCTTGCTGATCCAGCACCCGCGACTAGGCTGAGCAGGAGTACGATCGACAAGAATGCGGACTGGGTTCGAGATCGGAACATAGATTTGTGGTGTGCGCTTGTTTGCGAAGGAATAGTCGGCCTAGCAATGAGTTGAGCGGTGTCGGACTCAACCTCATCACACACCTCAGCTCCGAAACACCGAGAAGAGGCTTTGCCGATCCGAAACAAACGTAAATGTCTGCGCGGCCGGGAACGCGCCACGATCGGGCCTGACGAGATCCCCTTGGGAGACGGCGTCGTTGGGGGCTCCCAGGAGAGCCAGATGTGTCAGGGATAGGCTGACGACGGGCATCGCCGAAGCGAGTGGTCTTATCGGTAGAACGCGACAACATTTTGGAATCGCTCGCTGAGCCTGAACTACGCTGGCTGATACGCGGACATCGTTTGGCGAAATGCGGGTCGGACTTATCGGATTGCTACGCGGCAGCGGTTCGTGGCTCCAGTCCGGGATATCGAGGTCCTGATGTGAGGCAAAACCGGTACAGGAGTCGCTGGAAACCGAAGATGTCACCACCGCAGCAACAATTACTGCTCCTTTTAGAAGACCCAATATCATTCGAACACCACTCTTGGTGATTCCAACTCGGGATAAGCCGAATTGGCCAACTGAGACCATGATCCGAAATGGTTCATTTGCAACATCATCGATTATTGCAAGCTATCCCGGTGAGTCTTAGTCGAGCCTTAAACAATCCTTAAACTTCGTTCAGGTGAGATAGCCTGACAGGTCACGCCACGGCGGGTACCAAAACTGATAGCTGAACCTCGAGAACCGATGCCCTGGAAATGCGCCACCGGCGACCAGCCCGCCGCCAGCGCAGGCGGCGAGTCGGTGCCGGCTTATCGACGCGAATCACGATCGTCGATGCGAGGAGTGCCTCGTCACTACGCCTCGCGGTTTCAAAAATCGGGGCAG
This region includes:
- a CDS encoding TolC family protein; its protein translation is MFRSRTQSAFLSIVLLLSLVAGAGSASGQEAPPEDHVLRLSDLLNESRANNPTLRAARLEAEALAERRGQVSALPDPTFMASYQPYPLLTARGTQRTQWRVEQMIPFPGKLGLQGNISDLSSEIAVFEAETLEDDITFRIKQAYFELHRIQQQEVLIRSFQDRLVNFEEVASTQYEVGAGIQQSVLKAQLERNMLERVYLELVERRRTAAEELANLLNRPVSTGDLEEIRVARPPGLSLDHDTLFAVAYRSRPEAAMLDIAALRADTQIALAKKEYLPDFGLNVTYFDVGAADVPPTATGRDALGVGVSIKVPLQRGRLRARLEEARLRRYQVEARQEALESSFRTQIGDLDNRLRQEQRQLSLYRHVLIPQAETTLQATLSAYTTGRTDFLNLLDAERVLFTLNTGYEDTFARYLTVAAALERALGIASLEELDK
- a CDS encoding efflux RND transporter periplasmic adaptor subunit gives rise to the protein MKSQNLIKWLVLPLLFVALAAAGFVIGRMTGSGSENNGTPSDGSEERTVLYWRAPMDPTEIYDAPGRSRMGMDLVPVYSGEEPESDAQADEKKILYWRAPMDPTEIYDAPGKSSMGMDLIPVYEDESGAESGGIITIDPTTVQNMGVRSASVERTDFSRTIRTVGEIDYDEERLYLVNSKISGWIEKLYVNFVGDEVTKGSPLMEIYSPELVSTQQEYLLAVANYRTASGSGIPSIEEDAARLLSSTRKRLEYWDIPTAAIENLERTGEIKKTILLEAPATGVVVKRNAIEGAFIKAGMDLFEIADLRSVWVHASFYDNEVPWISEGQQVEMELSYLPGRTYTGRVSYVYPYLREKARDVHVRLIFSNPNLDLKPGMYANVRLQGKTIPKALIVPSEAVVRSGARDIVFVVRGEGRFEPREIRIGEEGGPDNGYVRVISGLLDGEDVVTSAQFMLDSESRLQEAIQKMLSDQMNRSSPAGSPQSKEDSVSLRPTESVADVDSADPEHSMKSAESVPDSLSAEHNQNIQSSAATPSVPPAEHEHPAPPAEHEHPAPPAEHEHPAPPAEHEHPAPPVEHEHDSHSADSTNAA